In Nitrospirota bacterium, the sequence ATGTAGTTGGTATTCGTCAAACTGGTCATTACCTGCGGCTCACGGATACCGGAGCTGCCTGTTGCTGATGAATTGAAGGTCTCCGATGATCTGGTCTGTGTTGAAACAGGTGAATTGCCCTTTCTCGCAGACAGTTGAGAACCATCCGCCTGGCTTGCCAGCATGTTAATGCCATTGATATCCATAATTGCGCCTCCGGAGTTTAGAAGAAGACGGGAGGCGAATCACCTCCCGTCTCGGTCCCAGATCCGTAAACTAGGCAAACAGCCTCAGTACTGATTGCGCTGCCTGCGAAGAGAGGCTCAGTGCCGTTGTGCCCAGAGACTGCCTGGTCTGCAGCATCAGCATGTTCGCACCTTCTTCGTTCATGTCAGCGAGCGTCAAGCTGTCAGAGCCCGCGGTGAGGGTATTCACCATTTGGGTCGTGAAGTCCTGGCGTGCCTGAATGATGCTGAGACCGGCCGAAAGTGCACCAGAGGTCGTTCTCAGCGTGGTCTTCGCCGTATTGAGCGCGGTTATGGTAGTATTGATGTCCGAAACACTCGAAGAGCTGGTTATGCCCACCGTACCGGTGTCGATCCCGAGGTCAGCCGATTTTGATGCAATGGATTTAACGGTGAGCGATGAGGTATTGTCCTCGTTAAAGTTCACGACGAGATCGCTCGAACCATTCAGCAGGTTTACGCCCTGATAATTGGCGTCGGTGACAACCGTATCCAGCTGGGCCATGAGGGTCGAATACTGCATCCCGATGACCGACAGTGCCGTAGTATCCGTCGTGGAAAGTGCTTGCTGGGCAAGACCTTTGGCAGCATCGATAAGCGTGCTGATCGTCGTGATACCGTTGTTTGCGACCTGGATCGCCTGGATACCCTGGCCCATGCCGTCCTTCAGAGCGGACAGGTCCGCTGCGCGGCCGTTCAGGGCCTGTGCTGCAAAGAATGAAACGGGGTTATCCAGCGCGCTGTTGACCTTCTTGCCCGAGGACAAACGTTCCTGTGTCCTGTTGAGAAGATCGACGGTGCTCTGAAGGCTGACGAGGTTGCTGCGCATTCCTGAGGTTAAGGTGATGTCATTGATAGCCATGATAGTGTTTCTCCTTTTCTGGGATTATTTCCCCGGCAATTCTTGCCAGGGTGTTTAAAGCTGCCGCGTTCGTTGCGGCTAACGTGCTAAAGGCATCTGAGGGGCCTGTGTTCTTTCGTCTCCTTTCCGCCCGTATTTTCTTTTGCCTTCGCTTTCTGCATTCGTCCCTCTTATCGGCCGCGGGAGGGAAAACTTTAACGAAAAGCGCGTGGATCGCGGCTGTCCTGCTTCCGACTCCCGGGAAAAACGCCTAAAGTTTTCCGCGAATCGTCCGATATGAGGACCAAAGGCATGGCCGGCCGCGGTGCCGGCGGAGGCGCAGATGACCGTCTTTCCGTTTCAGTTAACCGAGGTGATGCACCTCTACAACAGGGTCTCCAAGCTCAAACCGTCAACGATCCTCGACAAAGAGCCCGGCGAACCGAAGGATGTCGTGAACATATCAGCCGAAGGGAAGAAGCGGCAGATCCTCGACCAGGCCCGGAACGAGGTGCTGGACCAGATCCGGAAGACGAAATAATAACGGCGGACCATGAGACTTGGATAAAAAAGCGTTTCGCATACTCGTTGCCGATGATGACGACATCGCCCTCGACGTCGTGAGCATGCTCCTCTCCCGGGAGGGCTACTCGGTCGCTCCCGTCAAGGACGGCCTGGAGGCCATCGACCGGCTCCGGCTTGAGGAGTTCCACCTGGTCATTACCGACCTGATGATGCCCGGGGCCGGCGGCATCGAAGTCCTGAAATATGCCTCCCGGAGCAATGCCGATATCGCCGTAGTCATCCTGACGGCCTACGGCACCCTCGATACCACGCTCGAGGCAATCAAGGAAGGGGCCTATGATTACCTCACCAAGCCCTTCCGGACCCAGGAGATCTCCATCATTGCCGAGCGCGCGTACCAGCGGGCCCTGCTCATCGCAGACAACCGGGACCTGAAGCGGAGCCTGCGCGACACCTACCGTGATATGGAGATCATCAAGACGGTCGCCGCGAGCGGAAATCCCGAGGTGACCACGGCCTGGCTCGAACGGATCGAGAGGCTCAGGACCATGAACGTGCTGCTCGCCGGCGAAGCCGAGGTGCTGAAGGAAAGGCTGGTCAGGGGAAATGGAAAAGGGCAGAATATTAATAGTGGATGATGATCCCCTCGTCCGGGACGTCCTGTCAGACATCTTCGAGCAGGCGGGGTCCTATGTGACCGAAAGCGCCCCGAACGGGACGGAAGGCATACAGAAGGTCAAGGATCATGATTATGATGTAGTGTTCACCGATCTCACCATGCCGGGCATCACCGGCATTGACTTCATGCGTGAGGCCGTGAAGCTGCGCCCGGCCCTGCCCGTCGTCGTCATCACCGGCCATTCGACCATGGACAACGCGGTCAACGCCATGCGTGAGGGCGCAAAGGACTTCCTGAGCAAGCCGTTCACCATGGCGTCCGTCACGTCCGTCGCCGAGCGGCTGATCGGGGAGCGGCGCCTCCTGGCAAAGCTCGCGCCGGACGGCGGATATGAGACCTGCATCGGCAGGCTGAACGCCGAGCTTTTCAAGAAACTTCAGGAAATAACCATCCTCCAGTCCATCAGCTCCGAACTCGACGCGATCTACGACAACAGGGAGGTCTACGAAAAGATCGTCGAGATGGCGTCGCGGCTGCTGCGCGTCAAGGAGGTCGCCTTCGGCATCGTCGAGGACGGGGTGTTCAGGGTCCGGTGCGCCGCCGGCGTTCCGGAGCGGGATTTCCCGGTGGCTGGCGGCATCTTTGAGCGTGTCGTTCGGACCCGTGAGCACTGCCTGTTCGGCATGGGCGACCGGAACCCGCACACGGGGAACCTGCTCGAATCCCCGCTCTTCGCGATCCCCTTCACCATCAATGGCGAGGTCTTCGGCATCGTCAGCCTCATGAACAAGGCCGACGGCAGCGCCTTCACCGAGGACGAGGTCTCCCTCGCCCTGACCTTCGCGAAGAAAGCGGCCCAACGCATAGAGAACAATGCCCTGTACGAGGTGTTCTACAATAATCTGATCAGTACGCTCAAGGCGCTCGTCATCAGCATCGAAGCGCGGGACTCCTACACCAAGCAGCATTCGGAGCGCGTGACGAACTACTCGCTCCAGGTCGCCGAAGCGATGGAACTCGGCGCCGAGGAGAAAGACGCGCTGCGGTTCGGGGGGTACTTGCACGACATCGGCAAGATCGGTGTTCGGGACACGATCCTCCTCAAGCCGGAGAAGCTCACGGACGAGGAGAAGACGGAGATCAACCTCCACCCGGTGATCGGCGCGAACATCATCGAACCCCTGCGGTTCTTTCCGAAGGAGCGGGAGCTCATCATGCACCACCATGAGAACTTCGACGGGTCCGGATACCCCGATGGTCTTGCCGGGGAGCGGATCCCGATCGCGGCGCGCATCCTGGCCGTCGCCGACGCCTACGATGCCATGACGTCGTCGAGGCCCTACCGCGCGGCAAAAAGCAGGGCCTTCGCCGTCGAGGAGCTCAGGCGCTGCTCCAACAGCCAGTTCGACGGTGAGGTCGTCCGCGTATTCCTGCAGACGCTGGGGGAAGGAGATCCGAGCCATGCCCATTGAGGCCGGCGTGCGGGTCGTCTTCCGCCTCATTGCGGAGTCGACGCTGCACCATGCGACGGTTGTCGCCATCGACGACAACGCGATAGTGCTCGAACCGGAATACAGCATTTCCGCCGACATCCCCCCCGGCCAGTATCTGCTCATCACGGGACCCGACACGGACATCGAGTATTACGGCGAGGTCATCGGCGGCGAAGGCTCGGCGCTGCGCCTCCGGCGCATGTGGACCGGCGAGCGAGGTTATTTCCGCGTCGATGATGTGTTCCCGTTCACGTGGCGGAAGATCCCGGAGGGCGAGCCGTACCGCGAGTCCTGCATCTTCTCAGGATACGGAATGGATGCGGCCGACCTGGAGCTCCCCGACGACAGCGCCAGCCCCCGGCTCTGGAAAATGCTGCTGGACATCAACGCGAAGCTCGACGTGGTCATCAGGCATCTGCATCTGGAGAGCGAAGGGCTCATCCGCGCCCGGGGCGTGCCGGTCAACCTCAGCGCGTCCGGTCTCCGCTTCAGGCTGGACAGCAGGCCGTCGATCGGCGACGATCTCGAGGTAAAAATACTGCTGCCGTCCTATCCGCCCGTCGGGGTGCTCGTGATCGGCCGGGTGGTCAGGATCGACGAACACGCGGCGGCCGGTTTCGACATTTCGCTCCATTTCATCGACCTGACCGATGAGGTGCGGGAAGTGATCATCCAGTATACGCTCAAGCGCCAGCGGGAGATCCTCAGCCGCCAGCGCCGGCGGGAGTAGGGGTGTCATGGACCGGGCAAGCATCATAGGACTGTTGGTCGGCCTGACCGCGCTGTTCGGAGGAAACCTCCTGGAGGGCGGCAGGGTCGACTCGATCCTCCAGCCCACCGCCGCGCTCGTGGTCTTCGGCGGCACGCTGGGTGCCACGCTCCTGAGCTTCCCTGCGCGGGATGTCTATAGTGCCGTGGCCGCTCTCCGGACCGTGTTCCGCGAGGACGGGTCGGAGGCCGAGGCCCTGATCCACGACATCATCCGGTTCTCCCATATCGCCCGCCGGAACGGCTTCGTAGCGCTGGAGCCCGAGGTTCCCCGGCATGCCAACGCCTGCCTCCGGAAAGCGCTCAAGCTGGCGATCGACGGCATGCTCCCGAAACTCCTGACGGATACCATGGAGCGGGACAACGCGACCTACGAGGACCGGGAACGGCGCATTGCCAAGGTGTTCGAAACGGCCGGCGGCTTCGCCCCCACCATCGGCATCATCGGCGCGGTCCTGGGGCTGATCCGCGTCATGGAGAACCTTTCCGATCCTGCGAAGCTCGGCGCCGGCATCGCCGTGGCCTTCGTCGCCACGATCTACGGCGTCGCCTCGGCAAACCTTGTTCTCCTGCCCATCGCCCGCAAGCTCATGAACCGTGCAAACCGGGAGCTTGCGCTCCGCGAGATGATCCTGGACGGGGTGATCGGGATCCAGGCGGGCGTCAACCCGCACTATCTCGAGGAAAAGCTGAGGGCCTTCGTGGAACGTGATGGACATGCGAAAAAGCAGGAAGCATGAGGAGCGAAGGATGCGATAAGCCGCCGGTTTCCGGGTCGGGCACAGAATGACGG encodes:
- a CDS encoding flagellin codes for the protein MAINDITLTSGMRSNLVSLQSTVDLLNRTQERLSSGKKVNSALDNPVSFFAAQALNGRAADLSALKDGMGQGIQAIQVANNGITTISTLIDAAKGLAQQALSTTDTTALSVIGMQYSTLMAQLDTVVTDANYQGVNLLNGSSDLVVNFNEDNTSSLTVKSIASKSADLGIDTGTVGITSSSSVSDINTTITALNTAKTTLRTTSGALSAGLSIIQARQDFTTQMVNTLTAGSDSLTLADMNEEGANMLMLQTRQSLGTTALSLSSQAAQSVLRLFA
- a CDS encoding response regulator — encoded protein: MDKKAFRILVADDDDIALDVVSMLLSREGYSVAPVKDGLEAIDRLRLEEFHLVITDLMMPGAGGIEVLKYASRSNADIAVVILTAYGTLDTTLEAIKEGAYDYLTKPFRTQEISIIAERAYQRALLIADNRDLKRSLRDTYRDMEIIKTVAASGNPEVTTAWLERIERLRTMNVLLAGEAEVLKERLVRGNGKGQNINSG
- a CDS encoding HD domain-containing phosphohydrolase yields the protein MDDDPLVRDVLSDIFEQAGSYVTESAPNGTEGIQKVKDHDYDVVFTDLTMPGITGIDFMREAVKLRPALPVVVITGHSTMDNAVNAMREGAKDFLSKPFTMASVTSVAERLIGERRLLAKLAPDGGYETCIGRLNAELFKKLQEITILQSISSELDAIYDNREVYEKIVEMASRLLRVKEVAFGIVEDGVFRVRCAAGVPERDFPVAGGIFERVVRTREHCLFGMGDRNPHTGNLLESPLFAIPFTINGEVFGIVSLMNKADGSAFTEDEVSLALTFAKKAAQRIENNALYEVFYNNLISTLKALVISIEARDSYTKQHSERVTNYSLQVAEAMELGAEEKDALRFGGYLHDIGKIGVRDTILLKPEKLTDEEKTEINLHPVIGANIIEPLRFFPKERELIMHHHENFDGSGYPDGLAGERIPIAARILAVADAYDAMTSSRPYRAAKSRAFAVEELRRCSNSQFDGEVVRVFLQTLGEGDPSHAH
- a CDS encoding PilZ domain-containing protein, whose product is MPIEAGVRVVFRLIAESTLHHATVVAIDDNAIVLEPEYSISADIPPGQYLLITGPDTDIEYYGEVIGGEGSALRLRRMWTGERGYFRVDDVFPFTWRKIPEGEPYRESCIFSGYGMDAADLELPDDSASPRLWKMLLDINAKLDVVIRHLHLESEGLIRARGVPVNLSASGLRFRLDSRPSIGDDLEVKILLPSYPPVGVLVIGRVVRIDEHAAAGFDISLHFIDLTDEVREVIIQYTLKRQREILSRQRRRE
- a CDS encoding flagellar motor protein, yielding MDRASIIGLLVGLTALFGGNLLEGGRVDSILQPTAALVVFGGTLGATLLSFPARDVYSAVAALRTVFREDGSEAEALIHDIIRFSHIARRNGFVALEPEVPRHANACLRKALKLAIDGMLPKLLTDTMERDNATYEDRERRIAKVFETAGGFAPTIGIIGAVLGLIRVMENLSDPAKLGAGIAVAFVATIYGVASANLVLLPIARKLMNRANRELALREMILDGVIGIQAGVNPHYLEEKLRAFVERDGHAKKQEA